GCCGAGCCCGATGGCGATGGCGGCTTCGAAGCCCCCGTCCCGCTCGGGGGCGCCCCCGAGTCTTCCCGCCTGGGCCAGGGCGGCATGATGGACGTGTCGCTGCATCCCGCGTTCGAAGGCAACGCCCTGGTCTACTTCACCCACGCCACCGGCGACGGCCGGGCCAACCGCACCGCGCTCTCGCGGGCGCGCCTCGTGCGCGGCGAGGCAGTGGTGCGATTCGAGGACACCGAAGAGCTGTTCCGCGTCACGCCCGACAAGCCTGGCGGCCAGCACTTCGGCTCGCGCCTGGTCTGGCTGCCCGACGGCACGCTGCTCATGTCCGTCGGCGACGGCGGCAACCCGCCCACCCGCGTCGGCGGACGGCTCGCCCGCGACAACCCGCAGTTCCTCGACAACGCGTGGGGCAAGGTGCTGCGCCTCAACGACGACGGCACCGCGCCCGACGACAACCCGTTCAGTGATCGCGAGGACGTCGGCCGCTTCGTCTACAGCTACGGACACCGCAACATCCAGGGCATGGACATCGAGCCGCAGAGCGGCCGTGTTTGGGCAACGGAGCATGGGGCGCTTGGTGGGGACGAGCTCAACCTCATCGAGCCGGGCAAGAACTACGGCTGGCCCAAGGCGACCTACAGCATCCACTACAACGGCGACGAAATCAGCGATGAGGTCAGCCTCGATGGCATGGTCGACCCCGCGTGCGTCTGGACGCCGGTGCTCGCCGCCTGCGGCCTTGCCTTCTACACGGGCGACCAATTCCCCCAGTGGCAGGGCGACCTCTTCGCCGGCGGGCTCGTCAGCCGCCAGGTCCGCCGCGTGATGCTCGATGGCGAGGGCGATGGCATCACGGTTGAGGCCAACGAGACCCTCCCCTTTGGCGCCCGCGTCCGCGACGTGCGGCAGGGACCGGATGGCTATCTCTACGTCCTGACCGACGAGCGCAATGGCAAGCTAGTCCGGATCGTACCGGAGTAGCCCGCCCGGCCACCGGCGCCGCGTCAGTCCGAGGGTGCGAGCCGGCGGCGCAGGTCGGCGGCCAGCCGCTCGCCGGTGAGGGTCTCCTCGTCGACCAGGTCGTGGGCGCCGCTCTCGCGGATCTCCTGGACGTAGCGGTGGTAGCGCGCCCGGGCGATGACGTGCGCATCGGGCGCCGCCACCCGCACCAGGCGGACGATCCGCGCGGCCATCGCCGGATCGGGGATCGTCACCACCACCGTGTCGGCCGTCCTGACGCCCGCGTGGTGCAGCACGTCCTCGTGCGTCGCGTCGCCCACGTGGCCGACCAGCCCCATCGCCTGGGCAGTCTTGATCGCCTTCACGTTGAGGTCGAGCACGACCACCTCGCGGTCGTGGCCGGCCAGCATCCGCCCCACCGCCTGGCCCGCCGGACCGAAGCCGACCACGACGATCCGACCCGCCGCCGCGTGCGCGGGCGTGCCCACCGGCGGGGCAGGCGCCGAGACCAGCCGGGCGCGGCGAAGGCCCGCGATGATCCGCGGGGCCAGCCAGGGGGCCGTCGAGACCAGGTAGGGCGTCAGGAACAGCGAGATGATGGTGGCCGAGACCAGCAGCCGCAGGGCGTCGTCGTCGATGAGGCTGCCGTGGGCCGACATCGCCAGGATGAACGAGAACTCGCCCACCTGGGCCAGGCACAGGCCGGTCATCAGCGCGCTCTCGTGGGCCTGGCCCAGCAGGCGCAGGATCGCCCACACGACCAGCGCCTTGCCCACGACGATCGCCGCCAGCACGCCCAGCACCAGCCCCACGTTGCCCAGCAGCCACGCCGGATCGCCCAGCATGCCGATGGACCCGAAGAACAGCGTGACCAGCAGCGTCTGCAGCGAGGCGATGTCGGCCCGCACCTGCGTGGCGAAGGGCGAGGCGGCCAGCAGCATGCCCGCGACGAAGGCCCCCAGCGCCGGCGACAGCCCGAACTCGTGCGACGCCCACGCCGCGCCGAGCCCCACCACCACGGCGATCAGGATCGGCAGGTCGCGGCTGTGCCGCAGGGCCTCCAGCCGCAGCAGCCACGGCATCGCGTACCGCAGCAGCACGAACAGCAGCGCGACGAGCACCGCCGCCCCGCCCAGCACGCGGGCCAGGGCCCAGCCGGCCTCGGCCAGCCCGGCCCCGCTCTCGCCCGCGCCATTCCCCGCGCCACCCCCCACACCACCCCCCTCGCCCGCCAGCAGCGCCACGAGCAGCACCAGCGGCACGACGGCCGCGTCCTGCACTAGCAGGATGCCCAGCGCGTGCCGCCCGTGGTTCGATTCGATCTCGGCCCGGGCCACCAAGAGCCGCAGCACGCAGGCCGTGCTGCTCAGGGCGATGATCGCCCCCAGCGCCCACGCCGTGCGCGCCGGCACGCCCAGCAGCAGGCACGCCCCGGCCACGAGCGACACGGTCACCCCCACCTGCAGGAACCCGCCGCCGATGGCCACCCGCCCCAGCCCGACCAACCGCCGCCAGGAGAATTCGAGGCCGATGGTGAAGAGCAACAGCGCGATGCCCAGCTCGGCGAGCAGCTCGACCTGCTCGCCCGAGCCGACGATCCCCAGCACGTTGGGCCCCACCAGCGTGCCGGCCGCCAGGTAGCCGATGATCGGGCTCTGCTTCAGGCACGCGCACACGATCCCGAGTGCCGTCGCGGTCGACAGCAGGAGCAGGACGTCGAGCAGCACCGACCAGGATCCCATGGCGGGCAGTCTATCGGTGCCCCGAGGCTGACCCCAGCAGCCCGCGTCCGCGACGTGCGGCAGGGGCCCGACGGGTTCCTGCACGTACTGACCGACGAGCGCATCGGCAAGCTGATCCGGATCGTGCCGGAGTAAGAAGCGCGGAACGCTGACGGGCCAGCAAAGGTCAATTCCCTGGGCGCTCCTGCCCGGCCGCTACACTGCACCTCCGTGTCCGGAGCCACCACCATACGGAGTCCGCTCGGCCGCTTCGTTGGCGGGGCGTGCGCCATGGGCGGCAGCGCCGCGGCCGGCCTGACGACCTCGGCCATGGTTGCGGGTGCCGTGACCCCACCCGTTGGCGTTGCAATCCTTGGGACGCTCGCACTCTTTGCGGGCGGCGCGGCGGTTTACCAGGGTGCCAAAGCGAAGCAGGCCGACAAGACCACCGACGAGATCCTCCAACGCCTGACGAAGCTCACCCATGAGCACCGATCGCTGTCGCGGGCGCTGGCTCTGCTGCCCGAGGACATCGGCGGTGGCTCGAAGGAAATCGCCGAACGCATCCGCACGCTGCGCACCGCCTTCGCCGATGACGACCCGGCGGTCGTGGCGGATCGCGTGCAAGGCGTGCCCGACCTGGCCGCCTTCCTCGAGGCACAGACGGAAGAGCGCGAGGCGATGGACGACCAGTTCCGCCAGGGCCTGAGCGTGCTAATCGACGAGGCCATCGCGCAGGGCCGCTTCCGGGCCGAGGCCATCGCGGCGCTAACGGGGCTAGATGCCAAGCTGGACGCGGTGCAAGGCGGCATCAGCGAGGTTCGGCGGACGCAACTGACCGACAGCAAGAACATCGCGCGCATCCGCGAACTTCTCGAGCAACCCCACCTCACTGATGAGCAACTCAAGGACCAACTCCGTGCCGAGATCGAGGCCGAATACGCCGACAAGCTCGCCCAGGAGCGCGACGCGCGCGAGGTCGCCGAGCGCGCAGCAGAGGCGGTGATGGACGTGCGGCACGTTGAAGGCATCGAGACCGCCCTGCGCGAGCACGGCGGCCAAGCCATCGTCGACGCGCTGCTCGCCCTGCCCACGCCGACGGAGGAGACAAGGGTCAGCATCCATCGGAAGGTGGCCGAGTGGGCCTATCTGATCGGCAATATCGAGCAGGCCGAACGATCAATCGGGGTGCTGCTAGCCATAGATTCCGAAGACCTTGACGCCATCAACCGCCTGGGTCTCGTTCAGTTGCATCTCGGCCGGTTCGACGACGCGGAGGCGGGATTCCAGAAGGTGTTGGATCTTGCGAGCGACGACATTGGTTGGCAAGCAGTCGCGGCCGGAAACATCGGTATGGTGCGTCTCGAACGATGGGATTTCACAAGATTGGATTTCATTGGTGCCTTGGACGGGCTCCTAATGGCCTTGCAACTTAATGAGCGCATTGGTTCGGTGAGCGGTACCGCCAAGGCATACGGCAACTTGGCGTTGGTCCATCAAAGACTTGACGATTTGCCAAAGGCTCAGGTTATGTTGCGCAAGGCCTTGGCCCTGTTTAAGAAGAAAAGTCTTGAGCAGGAAGTGGCCAGGACGTATGCAAACCTCGGTGCCGTGTTGAAGGCTCGCGGTAAGCCTCGGGCCGCAAGGGTAGTCCTTTGCAAAGCCGCGAATACCGCCCAAGCGATTAGCAACACGGCGGTCCTGGCCGGCGCCTACGCCAATCTGGGGGCGTTGTTCGAGGAGGCGGGAGACTTCGCCGAGGCCCGGCGCCTGTGGACCCTCGCCCGAGACCTGTACGCCCAGATTGGGGCCGGGCCGAATATGGAGCGGGTCAAGGGCTGGCTGGACGGGCTGCCGCTGGACTGAGCCCGCCATCGCGGGGCGTGCGCCAGGGCCGCCCCACCCGCCCGGCGTCCGACCCAACACGTGCGGCGCGCGGCGGATCGCCTGTTGGGTGTCGCCCCGCACGTGCGTGGCGGAAGGGACCACGTGCGGGGCGGGGCCCAACAGGTGCTGGGCGGCACGCCGCACGTGCGGGGCCGCATCCAACACGTGCGGCGCGGCACGGAACACGTGTTGGGCGGCACCCAACGCGTGCGGCGCGGCATCCAACACGTGCTGGGCGACGCGCCGCACGGCGTTATCCGGGCGTTGCGGGGCCCGCGCAGCCACTCACCCGGCCCGCACCGCATCCACCGCCACCGGTCCCGGCAATCCCGGAAACCGCCCCCGCGGGCCCGCCAAGCGGGTTTCCGCGGGCGATCGGGGGCGTGGAGTTGGTCGCAGCGCCCCGGTGGATGGCCCGGCGGAGCGCGGAGGCGTTTGGTTTCTGGCTGAGCTGTGCGGCGCGGGAGATCGCAGGGGGTTATGCGAACCACCGCCCGCCTCGCAACTGTTACGCTTGCTCGAACCCAATCACCTGCGTATCTGGCAATCCGGCATGGCTGCTCGGAGCGACTCGAAACTCTCATCCGAGACATTTGTGCCGGTCAGATCCAGTCGCTTCAGTTTTGGAAGCCCTGCAAGCCCTTCCACCTTGGTGACCCCTGTATGGCTGAGATCGAGGCGGACAAGGTTCTTGAGTACGAGAATCGGCGTGATGTCCCGAACGCCAGCTTCGGACACGTCAAGATCGACGAGTTGGGGCAATGCAGCGAGATAGGTCAGGTCGCCGACGTACGCGCTACCGAGAACAAGTTGTTCCAGACTTTCCAAATTCGACAGCGGTGAGAGGTCGGCGATTGAGGTGCCCCCGAGGAATAGTCGACGCAGGTTAGAGAGCGTCCGTACCCCCTCGATTTCCCCCAACGTTGAACTGTCCAGGTCGAGTCGCCTCAGTCGTGGGAATGCCAGGAGGGGCTCAGACGTCGACAACTCGGCACCGGTCAGCGACAGCTTCTCGCAAGCTTCGAAATCTCGCTCGGTCAGTTTATCAACGGGCTTGTCAAGTGCCAGCGACGCGGCCTCGCGGTAGATCCGAAGGTCGTGCGTGCTGGCCTCGAGAATCTGGAATTGCCAGTCCATTAACTCGGACAGTTCCACCATACGGGGTATCGGCGACTTGGCAAGTAGACCGGGCTCGTCGTCGGCGTCACGGGCAACACTGTCGATTAGTTTGTCTCTGAACGCACCGTTGCGATAGTGGGCGTGCGCTTCGATCGTGAAGACGCTCCGGAGATGAGGATCATCAAGCATGCAGAGAAATGGTTTGAACACCTTGGGCGTGCGGATGGTGTCCTCGGGATAGGGCTCGCGATCCAGGAGGACAACGCGCCAGTGGCTGAAGAATGCGTCGAGCGTGCGCGTGCCCAAGGCGTCGAGGCAGCGCTCAAAGTCCTCCTTGGCGTGTTGGCTGATAGATCCGCCTTCCTTCGACGAGGAAGTGGGAAGGTCCGCGCGACCGCTAGCGAGCAACTCCAACCTGCGCCTTACCATGAAACGACGAGCCCCTCGAAGTGCGCAAAGCGTGCGGTCAACTGGCTCGTCATTTTCGAGGCCGAGCCGGTCTTCGTGCCAGAGTTCACCAACGGCCGCCATCATGATCCCGTTGAACAAACGCTTGATTTCGCGCGGGTTGCGATCCGCGTGCTGCAGGATGAATTGCCGAATGCTTCGCTGGGCGGGCTCCCAATGCGCGAGACTCTCCCAAACATGATGTTCGCTGGCAACGCTCTCGAAGAAAGCCTCTGCGATTTCCTCCTCGGCGTCGAGCGTCACCTCGACCTGGAACATCTTGGCCAGGTAGCGATGGGCGTCGACCTCGCGAACGCCGTGCTTGTCGTACAGGCTCTTGACCTGCGCGGTGATCACCGGCTGGTCCACGCCCACGACGAAGATGGTCCGCGGAATGCGCAGGTAGAGCTTGAGGGCCTCGAGCACCTGCACCGCAACGTGGGGCCGGCAGCGGTCCAGGTCGTCGATGAAGACCACGAGGCGTTTGTGCTGGGGGATCGTGTGCTTGACCCAGTCCGAGAGGGCCTGCTCGAGGTTGTTGACGAAGGCCAGCTCCGGGTGGTTGGCCTCCTTGTACGCCTCGACCGCGCCGCGGACGGCCTTGTCGGGCTGGAGCTCGACCCCGGTGCCGTCCACGCCGGCCTTGACCTTCACGCTCTCCAAGCCGGCCAGGAAGGTCTTGCCCAGCATGCCGCCGAACAGACGCACGGCGTTGGTGACCGTGGCCACGTCGCTGTGCTGGACCTTGATCGTCTCTCGGATGATCTCGGCGATGATGCCCCGCAGCACGTCGTCGCGGTCCTGGTACTTCCAGGGGTCGAACCAGACCGTGCGGACCTGGACGAAGTCGTCTTCGTCCATCCGGCCTGCATCGACAAGTTTCTGGCCCCCGCTCTTTTCGCCGCTCTTCCCTGTGGACCAGCATTCCAGCATCCGGTCGAGCCACTTCATCGCCGTCGACTTGCCCGAACCCCACGGCCCGTAGATCGCCGCCGTCAGCGGCATCTGCGTGTCCTTATGGCGGATCAGGTCAAACAGGGGGCCGACCTGACGCACCAGACGCTGGCCGACAATGGGCACTTCGCCATCGGCACGTCCGCCGTCGACGTACTCAATGCCCGCCGGCGGCTCATCGCCAACCGCCGAGCCCACCGGCGGCGAACGCAGCAGCCGCGCCGCCTCCTCCTGGGGATTCCGCGCGGGACGAACGGAGCGGGGCTTAGGAGTCGCATTGCTCACGATTGCCAGCGTAGGAGGCCCCCAGGTCATTCGCGTACGCCCGATCAGGGGGGATGACCGGCCTACGACGCTGCAATCTAAGCTGCTTCCATACAAGTACTTGTCGCCTGCTCGCACAAATGCAGAAAGAAATCTTTTACAAAGAACAGAACTCGCAGTAAAGCCGCTCCGCGATCACCCCGATCTTCATTTCCGGACGGGCGGCACGGTGCCAACCGCCATGCACAACGGCTCGCGATGCTTCCGACGATGTGGGGGCGGGCGGGTCACCGAGATTGGAGGCATCGTTATGACTGCTACTCGCACGATCCCCGACGACAAGCCGGGGCAATTGGACTTCTTCGAGACCCGCATCACCGCGTGGACCGAGAGCGCGGCGGAGATCGGGTTGCTGGCCAGCCAGTCCGCGCAGCTGAGCTCTCTTATTACATCGGCACGCGCCAGTTATGATGCCGCCCAGGCGGCCAAGCAGGCCTTGAAGGGCCTCATCGAGGTGCAGGACGCCGACCTGGCGGCCATGACGCAGTACGGCTCGCAGCTCGTCCAGACCATCCGCGCGTTTGCCGTGCAGACCGGCGATGCGCAGGTGTACGCGACGGCCGAGATCGAGCCGCGCAAGGACCCGACGCCGATCCCGCCGTTCCCTGCGAGTAATCTCTCGTACGAGCTCACCACCAGCGGTGCGCTGAAGCTGCGCTGGGACGGGCGCTTGTCGACCGGGACCTCGTACATCCTCGAGCGCGCGTTCTTCAACGAGCAGAGCCAGCCGCTGCCCTTCGAGGCCATCGCCTTCGTCGACGGGCTGAGCTATACCGACGCGTCGATCCCGAGTGGCACCGGCAACGTGCTGTACCAGGTCAAGGCCCTGAAGGGCGACACGACCACGCAACCCACCGCGCCGATCTTCGTGCGCTTCGGCACGGGCAACCATGCGCAGGGCCAGCAGCAGGCGGCGTAAGAAGCGCGTCCGCCATTCCAGACCCCCACGAGTCGATGACGCCCGGGCGCCGTATTGGCCCGGGCGTTGTCATTGATGAGAGGACCACGCGACGGCCAAGCCGGCGAGGCGCCAAGACAAATGTCCGGGGCATCGGCCTTGGGAGTCCTACGCCTTGCGCCCCACCATCGCCTCGTACACCAGCTCGCTGCCATCGGGCGCGAGGCGGTGCACGTAGCGCTCGCGGGCGGCCAGCCCGAGGCGGCCCGACGACAGCATCTCGCGCACCAGCCCGGCGAAGCCCCCGCGGGCGTCCTCGTCGAGGAACTCGGCCTTGATGTTGAAGCCCACCCAGCCGCCGGGCGCGACGCGGTCGAACGCGGCCATGAAGACCTCGGGCGGGACGTCGCCGTAGCCCAGCGCGGCGACGCAGACCATGGCGTTGAACGCGTGCGCGTCGAGGACGGCCTTCGCTTCCGTCGCGCTGCCGCCCTCGACCGCCTGGGTGATGTCGCCGACGGCGTAGGCGTCGTACAGGCCCGGGCGGTCGCGCTCGGCGGCGACGGCGGCCTCGGCGCAGATGTCGGCGCCCACGATACGGCGGACGCCGAGCCCGGCGAGCTCCTCGCCCACGCAGCCGTTGCCCGCGCCCAGGTCGAGCACGGTGAGCGCCGCGGGATCGTCGCCGGCCTCGAGCATCGCGCGGCCCAGCAGCCCGACGACGACGCGCGGCGACGTGCACCTCAGGGCGTGGTAGACCCACTTCTCGTAGAGGCCCGGCACGGCGAAGACCTCGTCGTAGTCGTGCAGGCGGATGCGCCGCCAGCGGCCGATGCCGTCGGCGTCGTCGGCATGAACGCGCACCAGCGCCCACTCCTCGTCCTGGTCGACGTCGGCGCCCATCACGGGCAGGGCGAGGTCGAGGGATGCGATGGCCGCGTCGAGATCGGCCGTGTCGATCACGGGGGCGGCGTCGGATGCGGACGGTGATGCGGGCGAAACGGTCATGCGTGCTCCTTGCTGGATTGCGCTCGAGGGCAGCGAACTGCTGCGAGCGAGGATGCCGCCCGGCACGCAGCGCAGGGCAAGCACCCGCCAGGGCGTGCTGGCGGTCGTACACGCGACGCGCTTCGAGCGATCGACGCGCGGGGACGACGAGAGATGTGACAAGGCACGCTACGGGAGCGCGCGCCCTCGATCAACCCGGGCCGCCGGGCCTACTCGAGCAGCTCGAACGGCGGCAGGTCTCCCAGCAGCGGCCGCACGTACTGCAGGAACGACTCGCTCACGTCGTGGTGCCCATCGAGGTACGCCGGCGGCATGTGCCGCGTCTTGGCGGCCACGTCCTCGAGCCGCTGCACGCCGGTACGGCACTGGTAGGTTTCGTTCGGGCCGATCTGGCTGGTTCGCTCCAGGGTGATCGAGATGCCGGCGTGTCCCTGCGCGGCGAGCTCGGCCGCGGCGACGCCGACCATGCGGGCCTCGCGCGCGTCGACGGGGCTGGCGTCGGGATAGCAGCGCTGCAGGTAGCCCAGCGTGTCGGCCCGCACGCGCGGGGGCTTGCCGCCCTCGGGCGTGAGCTTGGCCTTCAAGAGGCCCGAGAGCTGGTCGCCCAGCGCGCCCGAGCCCGAGAGCTGGACGTTGCCGTGCGCATCCTTCTCTTCGCCCATGAGCAGGGCCCCGATCGCCACGCCGTCCTTGTCCTGGATGCCCTCGCTCACGGCGATGTGGCACCGCCCCAGCTCGTCGTAGACCCTCGCGACGTCCTGCACGAAGCGGTCGGTGATGAACGGGACCTCGGGCACGTACACGAGGTGCGGGCCGGCGTGCTCCTCGTGCCGGGCGGCGGCGGCGGCGGCGGTCAGGAAGCCCGCGTGGCGGCCCATGACGACGTTGATCTTGATGCCCGGCAGCGCGGCGTTGTCCATGCCGTCGGCCATGTGCGCCAGCGCGACGAACCGCGCGGCGCTCGCGTAGCCGGGCGTGTGGTCGTTGCCCACGAGGTCGTTGTCCACCGTCTTGGGCACGTGGATGCACCGCAGGTCGTAGTCAGCGGCCTTGGCGGCCTCGCTCACGATGCGGCAGGTGTCGCTGCTGTCGTTGCCGCCGATGTAGAAGAAATACCGGGCGTCGAGCTTCTTGCAGCTCTCGAAGATCCGCTGGCAGTAGTTGGCGTCGGGCTTGTCGCGCGTGCTGCCCAGGGCCGCGCTGGGCGTGTGGGCCACGCGGTCGAGCATGGACTCGTCCAGGCCGGTCATGTCGCTCACGCGGCCCTCGGTCAGCCCGCGGACGCCGTTGCGCATCCCCAGGACCCTCGTGACGTGGCCGCTGGCGTGCAGCCCCCGCCGCAGGCCGAGCGCGACGCCCACCAGCGATTGGTTGATCACGGCCGTCGGCCCGCCCGATTGGCCGATGACCGCCGTGCCCGTTGGAAGATCGCTGGATCGTTCTGCCACTGCTCGCCTCCCGCCAAACGGACCAAGAGAACCCCGAAGAGGCGGATTGTTGGCCCTCAATCGCGGGGCGGCCTCTTCTACAATCGCCCGTGCCGACCGAGATCCCACAGCACGTGCTCGAGTCCATCCCCCCCGCCGACGGCCGCAAGGCCCTCGTGGCGATGTCGGGCGGGGTCGACTCGGCCGTGGCGGCGGCGGCGATGGTGCGGGCCGGGTGGGACGTCGTCGGATGCTTCATGCGGCTGGGCTCGCCCGACGAGGACCTCGACGCCGACACCAAGATCGGCCACCGCGGCTGCTGCTCCATCGGCGACGCCCAGGACGCTCGATTGGTCGCCGCCGACCTGGGCGTCCCCTTGTACGTCTGCAACTTCAAGGACGACTTCGGCCGCATCATCGACTACTTCGTCGACGCCTACGCCCAGGGCCGCACGCCCAACCCGTGCGTGCGATGCAACGACTGGCTGAAGTTCGGCAAGCTCCACGCCTACGCGAGGTCCGTCGGCGCGTCGGTCGTCGTCAGCGGCCACTACGCCCGCGTCGATCGCACGGGCCCGCAGCCCAGATTCAGGCGCGGGCGAGACCACGCCAAGGACCAGAGCTACGTGCTGTTCGGCGCGCCGCGCGAGCGGCTGGCCGAGATGGTCCTGCCCATCGGCGAGTTCGAGGACAAGCAAGAGGTCCGCGACGCCGCCGAGGCGCTGGGCTTCAACGTCGCCGGCAAGCCCGACAGCCAGGAGATCTGCTTCGTGCCCGACGACGACTACGCCGGGCTCGTCGAGCGCCGCCGCCCCGAGCTCGTCGGCGCGGGCTCGGTGCTGACCATCGACGGCGTGCCCCTGGGCGAGCACGCCGGCCAGCACCGCTACACCGTCGGCCAGCGCCGCGGCCTGGGCATCGCCGCCGCCGAGCCGCTCTACGTCGTCTCGAAGGACCCCGCCGCCAACACCGTGACCGTCGGCGGGGCCGAGTCCCTCCTGTGCCGGGCCGTCGACGTCGGCGAAGCAAATTGGCTGGCGCCGCAGCCCGATGACGGCGACCGCGTGCTCGTCCGCTACCGCGCCCACGGCAGCGAGTGCGCGGCGACGATGACCCACCTGCCCGATGGCGACCGACCGACGCCCTCGGGCCGGCATGGCCGCTTCGCGCTTACCTTTGCCGAGCCGCAGCGTGCCATCGCCGCCGGCCAGGCCGCCGTGTTGTACGACCCGGCCGACCCCGATCTGGTGCTGGGCGGCGGCTGGATCGAGTCGACGGCGTAAAACCCACACTGGCAGCATGAGTCTGCCGCTCTGGGTCCGGTTTCCCAAACTCGAGCCCGGATCGGTCCGAAAATACGGGTGTGCATCGGGCCTCCGACGCACGCGGTGAACCTGGGGCGGCATGAGCAGAGGGCAGACCATCCTCGACGCGATCGACGGCGCGTTCGCCGCGCACGGCGATCGCGTGGCCATCGAATCGTGGCCCGATGGCGAGTGCCTGACCTACCGGCAGCTCCAGGCGCGGAGCGCCTCGCTCGCGGCCGCACTCGCTCGTTCGGGCGTCGCCCCGGGGTCGATGGTGCCGATCGTCTTGCCGCGATGCGCCGATTACCTCGTCGCCGTCGTCGCCATCCTTCGCTGCGGGGCCGCCTACGCACCGATCGATCCCGCGGCCCCGCGACGCGAGGCGATGCTCAGCCCGCTGCGTTCGCCCGTCGTCGTCGGCCGCGAGACCGGCATGCTCGACCCGGCAAGCATCACCGAGCCTGGCGAAGCGCCGGTGGTCGAGTGCTCGCCCGAACACCCCGCGTACGTCATGTATACCAGCGGCACCACGGGCCGGCCCAAGGGCGTCCTCGTGCCGCACCGCGCCGTGACCAGGCTCGTCATCGACGCCGACTACGCCGAATTCGGCCCGGACAAACGCTGGGGCGTGATGAGCGCCGTCGCGTTCGACGCATCGACGCTCGAGATCTGGGGCGCCCTGCTGCACGGCGGATGCTGCATCGTGCAGACGATGGCGGTGCCGGGCCTGGACGACCTGGCCGACTACCTGACCAAGGGACGCGTCACCGACACGTGGCTGACCGCATCGCTCTTCAACGCCATGGTCGACGAGCACCCGCGGGCCATGTCCCACATGCACCAGCTGCTGACCGGCGGCGAGCGTGAGAGCATGCCGCACGTCCGGCGGTTCAAGCAGCAGAACCCCGGCGTGCGTCTCATCCACGGCTACGGCCCAACCGAGAACACGACGTTCAGCCTCTGTCACACCATCACCGACGAGGACGCGCGTGGCGGCCGCATCCCCATCGGTACGCCCATCAACGGCAGCACCGTGCGCATCGTGCGGCCGGGCGGCACGCCCGACGAGCAAGCCCACGAGGGCGAGCTGCTC
This Phycisphaerales bacterium DNA region includes the following protein-coding sequences:
- a CDS encoding 6-phosphofructokinase, with protein sequence MAERSSDLPTGTAVIGQSGGPTAVINQSLVGVALGLRRGLHASGHVTRVLGMRNGVRGLTEGRVSDMTGLDESMLDRVAHTPSAALGSTRDKPDANYCQRIFESCKKLDARYFFYIGGNDSSDTCRIVSEAAKAADYDLRCIHVPKTVDNDLVGNDHTPGYASAARFVALAHMADGMDNAALPGIKINVVMGRHAGFLTAAAAAARHEEHAGPHLVYVPEVPFITDRFVQDVARVYDELGRCHIAVSEGIQDKDGVAIGALLMGEEKDAHGNVQLSGSGALGDQLSGLLKAKLTPEGGKPPRVRADTLGYLQRCYPDASPVDAREARMVGVAAAELAAQGHAGISITLERTSQIGPNETYQCRTGVQRLEDVAAKTRHMPPAYLDGHHDVSESFLQYVRPLLGDLPPFELLE
- the mnmA gene encoding tRNA 2-thiouridine(34) synthase MnmA — translated: MPTEIPQHVLESIPPADGRKALVAMSGGVDSAVAAAAMVRAGWDVVGCFMRLGSPDEDLDADTKIGHRGCCSIGDAQDARLVAADLGVPLYVCNFKDDFGRIIDYFVDAYAQGRTPNPCVRCNDWLKFGKLHAYARSVGASVVVSGHYARVDRTGPQPRFRRGRDHAKDQSYVLFGAPRERLAEMVLPIGEFEDKQEVRDAAEALGFNVAGKPDSQEICFVPDDDYAGLVERRRPELVGAGSVLTIDGVPLGEHAGQHRYTVGQRRGLGIAAAEPLYVVSKDPAANTVTVGGAESLLCRAVDVGEANWLAPQPDDGDRVLVRYRAHGSECAATMTHLPDGDRPTPSGRHGRFALTFAEPQRAIAAGQAAVLYDPADPDLVLGGGWIESTA